A single window of Bacillus spongiae DNA harbors:
- a CDS encoding endonuclease MutS2 produces the protein MNQEMMNILQFQQIKEEIARYAITTEGKTKIVALNPSVNKKKIIAWKTEVVEALSVIQKSRSVPIHGLEGMEQLFKQLNKGVALRADVLVKLAGFLDHCSKLKRFMQDKQYVAPVISSYVYSIEELPFLEEEIQRCIRHAQVDDYASKALLKIRKELAIEEERLKSKLQNVVQSKKFALYLQEAIVSQRNGKYVVPVKKEYKRKVDGSVVDMSASGSTLYIEPVEIANQQEKIEMLRYREETEMENILHYLTGLVEANQQILSVATETMVTYDVIFAKAKYSEIIGGNTVLLNESHRIHLKNAKHPLLGEQAIPLNVSLGDGTHALVITGPNTGGKTVTIKTVGLLTLMMQSGLLLPVDEGSEMSIFQNIFVDIGDGQSIEQNLSTFSSRIKSIIGILSETNDLSLVLIDELGSGTDPSEGMGLAIAILDELYEKGATIFATTHFNEMKEFANNREGFINGSMEFDLNTLKPTYRLLIGKGGDSQAFQIALKLGMHHEIIEKAHMLTYKKEASFDPNDDLALRQQKERQLANNRYTKREKKENLKKGDVTVFKMGDNVKIPSENEHGIIYKGPNDKGNYIVQVKGEKKEYNHKRLSLYIRAEELYPDDYDFNIIFSSVEDRKVDHLMNRKHVDGLKIVKEE, from the coding sequence ATGAATCAAGAGATGATGAATATTTTACAGTTTCAACAGATTAAAGAGGAGATAGCAAGGTATGCCATAACAACAGAAGGGAAAACGAAAATAGTAGCATTAAACCCGAGCGTGAATAAGAAGAAAATAATCGCTTGGAAAACAGAAGTTGTTGAAGCCTTAAGCGTTATTCAGAAAAGTCGTAGTGTTCCAATTCACGGATTAGAGGGAATGGAGCAGTTATTTAAACAGCTTAATAAAGGGGTTGCGCTTCGTGCCGACGTTTTAGTAAAGTTGGCGGGCTTTCTTGATCACTGTAGTAAATTGAAAAGATTTATGCAGGATAAGCAGTATGTAGCACCTGTTATTTCGAGCTACGTGTATTCAATTGAAGAATTACCTTTTTTAGAAGAAGAGATTCAACGATGTATTCGTCATGCACAAGTAGATGATTATGCAAGTAAGGCATTGCTAAAAATCAGAAAAGAATTAGCGATTGAAGAAGAAAGGTTAAAGTCGAAATTACAAAATGTTGTTCAATCAAAGAAATTCGCATTGTATTTACAAGAAGCGATTGTCAGTCAACGCAATGGAAAGTATGTCGTTCCAGTCAAAAAAGAGTATAAGCGAAAGGTTGATGGAAGTGTTGTAGATATGTCTGCTTCCGGTTCAACTTTATATATAGAACCAGTCGAAATAGCCAACCAACAAGAAAAAATAGAAATGCTACGCTACCGGGAAGAAACAGAAATGGAGAACATTTTACACTATTTAACTGGGTTAGTAGAGGCTAATCAACAAATTCTATCTGTTGCGACCGAAACAATGGTGACATATGATGTGATTTTTGCGAAAGCAAAATATAGTGAAATAATTGGTGGAAATACAGTTTTACTAAATGAATCTCACCGAATTCATTTAAAGAATGCAAAGCATCCATTGTTAGGAGAACAAGCGATACCATTAAATGTTTCGCTAGGAGATGGAACACATGCACTTGTTATTACGGGACCAAACACCGGTGGGAAAACGGTGACGATAAAGACAGTCGGTTTATTGACATTGATGATGCAATCAGGTTTATTGCTTCCAGTCGACGAGGGGAGTGAAATGAGTATATTTCAAAATATATTTGTTGATATAGGAGATGGGCAAAGCATTGAACAAAATTTAAGTACCTTTTCTTCACGAATAAAGAGTATTATTGGGATTCTTTCTGAAACAAATGATCTTTCTTTAGTGTTGATTGATGAATTAGGCTCTGGGACTGATCCGAGTGAAGGCATGGGCTTAGCAATAGCCATTTTAGATGAATTATATGAAAAAGGCGCAACCATATTTGCGACGACTCATTTTAATGAAATGAAGGAATTTGCCAATAATCGAGAAGGTTTTATCAATGGCTCCATGGAATTTGATTTAAATACGTTAAAGCCTACGTATCGATTGTTGATCGGTAAAGGAGGAGACAGTCAAGCGTTTCAAATCGCTTTAAAGTTAGGGATGCACCATGAAATTATCGAAAAGGCTCATATGCTTACGTATAAAAAGGAAGCATCATTTGATCCGAATGACGACTTAGCTTTACGACAGCAAAAAGAGAGACAGCTTGCGAATAACCGATACACAAAGAGAGAAAAAAAGGAGAATTTAAAAAAGGGAGATGTAACGGTATTCAAAATGGGGGACAATGTGAAAATTCCATCTGAAAATGAACATGGGATTATCTACAAAGGGCCAAATGACAAGGGCAACTATATTGTTCAAGTGAAAGGAGAGAAAAAGGAATATAATCATAAGCGCTTGTCCCTCTATATTCGTGCAGAAGAATTGTACCCAGACGATTACGATTTCAACATTATTTTTTCATCCGTAGAGGACCGAAAAGTGGATCATCTCATGAACCGAAAGCATGTGGATGGATTGAAAATCGTGAAAGAAGAATAA
- a CDS encoding alpha/beta hydrolase, whose protein sequence is MNTDGILKTGLSTLGFPFTLMNMYVNRRKKVNEIGQLVEVNNRKIHTIVSGTDESNPTVIFDAGLSCCSVDWHVIQPEIAKMTKVITFDRAGYGWSSPTKGMSTSEEVVNDLSQVLEKLSIQPPYILVGHSFGGLNMRLFASQYPEKVAALILIDPVHENRYMSREWDEYRKKDHQKNLRLFRLGYLTASLGLPRLLKQPVGRKYLPEPFQAAVEYIGYHPKTFDAVYKEFLHSEKSALQVAHSKALNQDLPIRIVSSNNRDPIWMEHQELLCNLSNNTTQIKTDNGHSIHLENPEIVIKTIKEVMEEI, encoded by the coding sequence ATGAATACAGATGGTATATTAAAAACAGGTTTATCCACCCTTGGATTTCCCTTCACTTTAATGAATATGTATGTGAATCGTAGAAAAAAGGTAAATGAAATAGGACAACTAGTTGAAGTAAATAATCGGAAAATACATACGATTGTTTCCGGAACTGACGAGTCAAACCCTACAGTCATATTTGATGCAGGGTTAAGTTGTTGCTCCGTTGATTGGCACGTTATTCAGCCGGAAATTGCGAAAATGACAAAAGTTATCACGTTTGACCGAGCAGGTTATGGCTGGAGCTCCCCTACAAAAGGAATGAGCACTAGTGAAGAGGTTGTCAATGACTTATCACAAGTTTTAGAGAAATTATCCATTCAGCCACCTTATATTCTAGTGGGGCATTCATTTGGTGGATTAAATATGAGGCTTTTTGCAAGTCAGTATCCAGAAAAAGTAGCAGCGTTAATTCTTATTGACCCCGTTCATGAGAATAGATATATGAGCCGTGAATGGGATGAATATCGTAAAAAAGACCATCAAAAGAATCTACGATTATTTCGACTAGGCTACTTAACAGCGAGTTTAGGCTTACCTAGGTTATTAAAGCAACCTGTTGGCCGCAAATATTTACCAGAGCCGTTTCAGGCAGCCGTTGAATACATCGGTTATCATCCTAAAACGTTTGACGCCGTTTATAAAGAATTTTTACATAGTGAAAAATCTGCCCTCCAAGTTGCTCACTCTAAAGCCCTAAATCAGGATTTACCTATCAGAATAGTAAGCTCTAACAATCGTGATCCCATTTGGATGGAACACCAAGAGCTTCTTTGTAATTTGTCAAATAATACAACCCAAATTAAAACAGATAATGGCCATTCCATTCATTTGGAAAACCCAGAAATCGTCATCAAGACGATTAAAGAAGTAATGGAGGAAATATAA
- a CDS encoding OB-fold domain-containing protein has product MMKGLLGYEVYIPHYRIAKKEIGTFHKGYGGKGTKAVAHYDEDSLTMAVNAAMSLSNLLSKHVPSSLYFASTTAPYAEKLASVTMAKTLHLPTDTKTMDFGNSLRAASNAFMAGMNSVEAEKKPVLLSMADRRNAKPNNPVEAEMGAGAVSFLLGEGEEVIAELVASSTVASEEVSQWRNTDDEFVRQWEDRFIAHVSTKSVFQCAKQVLEKTKTTLEEIDYVIVSGASQKLSLSIAKALQVKQEKWAAMMDEDIGHIGTANGPFMVAKTLSNSQPNETILWLQVGDGCDGVLLKTTENIVHHQNERRQPVGKGNELISYSEYLRWYDLLTVDEGRRPSAPTPSAPALNRNVEQNLGLFGSKCTQCGQSYYPKQRVCVKCHQKDEMESFSLQGKKAKIATYTVDYLASSVSPPSIFAVIDMEGGSRMLAQVTDCGPTDISIGTEVAFSFRKLYDAGGIHNYYWKVVPKRGVQHES; this is encoded by the coding sequence ATGATGAAAGGGTTACTTGGATATGAAGTATATATTCCCCATTATCGAATCGCAAAAAAAGAAATCGGCACCTTCCATAAAGGATATGGGGGAAAAGGAACAAAAGCGGTAGCGCATTATGATGAAGATAGTTTAACGATGGCAGTAAATGCCGCTATGTCCTTATCTAATCTACTTAGCAAACATGTACCGTCAAGTCTTTATTTTGCTTCGACCACAGCTCCGTATGCCGAAAAATTAGCGAGTGTCACAATGGCGAAGACCTTACATTTGCCTACTGACACAAAGACAATGGATTTTGGTAATAGCTTGCGAGCGGCATCAAATGCCTTCATGGCAGGGATGAATAGTGTCGAAGCGGAGAAAAAGCCTGTCCTGCTCTCAATGGCAGATCGCAGGAATGCTAAACCTAATAATCCAGTAGAAGCTGAAATGGGTGCAGGAGCCGTGTCGTTTTTACTCGGTGAAGGAGAAGAGGTCATCGCTGAGCTCGTTGCATCGTCTACTGTAGCTAGTGAAGAAGTAAGTCAATGGAGAAACACAGATGACGAATTTGTGCGTCAATGGGAGGATCGTTTTATTGCTCATGTCTCAACAAAATCGGTTTTCCAATGTGCTAAACAAGTATTAGAAAAGACAAAGACTACGCTTGAGGAAATTGATTATGTCATTGTTTCAGGTGCTAGTCAGAAGCTTTCACTGTCGATTGCTAAAGCACTGCAAGTAAAACAAGAAAAATGGGCGGCCATGATGGATGAGGACATTGGTCATATAGGAACAGCAAACGGTCCATTTATGGTCGCGAAAACTCTCTCTAACAGCCAACCAAATGAAACGATTCTTTGGCTTCAAGTAGGGGATGGTTGTGATGGAGTATTGCTAAAAACGACCGAAAACATTGTTCATCATCAAAATGAGCGAAGGCAACCGGTTGGAAAGGGCAATGAATTAATATCTTACAGTGAGTATTTACGGTGGTATGACTTGTTAACAGTAGATGAAGGGAGAAGGCCGAGTGCTCCAACTCCATCAGCACCTGCTTTGAATAGAAATGTAGAACAAAATTTAGGGCTCTTTGGGTCAAAATGTACTCAATGTGGTCAAAGCTACTATCCGAAGCAAAGAGTTTGTGTGAAATGCCATCAAAAGGATGAAATGGAGTCTTTTTCACTACAAGGAAAAAAAGCGAAAATTGCTACTTATACGGTAGATTACTTAGCTTCTTCCGTTTCACCGCCAAGTATCTTTGCTGTGATTGATATGGAAGGCGGTAGTCGAATGCTCGCCCAAGTGACAGATTGTGGACCGACAGACATTTCGATTGGGACAGAAGTAGCGTTTAGCTTCCGCAAGCTTTATGACGCAGGTGGCATTCATAATTATTATTGGAAAGTGGTTCCAAAGAGAGGGGTTCAGCATGAGTCGTAA
- a CDS encoding acetyl-CoA acetyltransferase, which translates to MSRKGIHDQVSVVGMGCTKFTEHWDKSVDDLIIEAAYEALHDAGIEMKDIEAAWIGTMDSGYAGMTLSGPLKSDYIPVTRVENMCATGSEAFRNASYAVACGAYDVALVVGVEKLKDSGYSGLVMNPAPGDGTFPNITAPAAFSLLAPAYFHRYGLEAQQGKEVLARIAWKNHLNGSLNKKAQYQKEIPMEKIMKSPLVAAPLGVLDCSGVADGAAAAVIVRTEEAKKYREDPMYVKALSIAAGPGEGLLTQQFDFTSIKENVKAAESAYKQAGITNPRKEIDMAEVHDCFTPTELVIYEDLGFSERGEGWKDVLGGRFDLQGDLPVNPDGGLKSFGHPIGASGLRMLYEMYLQFQGKAEKRQLKEPKLGLTHNLGGFPWQCVSFISIVGKELS; encoded by the coding sequence ATGAGTCGTAAAGGGATTCACGATCAAGTTTCAGTTGTTGGTATGGGTTGTACAAAATTTACAGAACATTGGGATAAAAGTGTGGATGATCTTATCATAGAAGCTGCTTACGAGGCTTTACATGATGCAGGAATTGAAATGAAGGATATCGAAGCAGCATGGATCGGAACAATGGACTCTGGCTATGCTGGTATGACACTGTCTGGACCATTAAAAAGTGACTATATACCCGTAACAAGAGTGGAAAATATGTGTGCAACAGGCTCTGAAGCCTTTCGAAATGCTAGTTATGCGGTTGCGTGTGGAGCCTATGATGTGGCACTTGTTGTCGGTGTAGAGAAGCTAAAGGATTCCGGATATAGCGGGCTCGTCATGAACCCTGCACCAGGAGATGGAACATTTCCTAATATTACGGCACCTGCTGCTTTTTCCTTGTTAGCCCCCGCGTATTTTCATCGGTACGGCTTGGAAGCACAGCAAGGGAAAGAGGTACTAGCACGGATTGCCTGGAAAAATCATTTGAATGGTTCGTTGAACAAAAAAGCACAATACCAGAAGGAAATTCCAATGGAGAAAATTATGAAATCCCCTCTTGTCGCTGCGCCACTCGGTGTGCTTGATTGCTCCGGTGTAGCAGATGGCGCAGCCGCTGCTGTTATCGTCAGAACGGAAGAAGCAAAAAAATATCGAGAAGATCCGATGTACGTAAAGGCGTTAAGTATTGCGGCAGGACCGGGTGAAGGCTTGTTAACGCAGCAGTTTGATTTTACTAGTATAAAAGAAAATGTGAAGGCAGCTGAATCAGCTTATAAGCAAGCGGGAATCACCAACCCGCGAAAAGAAATAGATATGGCAGAAGTGCATGATTGCTTTACCCCAACCGAATTGGTCATATACGAGGACTTAGGATTTAGTGAACGAGGGGAAGGTTGGAAGGATGTTCTAGGTGGACGTTTTGATTTACAAGGAGACCTCCCAGTAAATCCAGATGGAGGATTAAAGTCATTTGGCCATCCTATTGGGGCTAGTGGACTAAGAATGCTATATGAAATGTATTTACAATTCCAAGGAAAGGCTGAGAAACGACAACTAAAGGAGCCAAAGCTTGGGTTAACACATAATTTAGGCGGTTTTCCGTGGCAATGTGTTTCATTTATTTCAATCGTTGGAAAAGAACTCTCATAA
- a CDS encoding acyl-CoA dehydrogenase family protein, translating to MNHPYLTEDHEEFRKSLRKFLAKEAEPFFEQWEEDRMVPREFWHKLAAQGYLCPTIPEEYGGLNADWGYSVIINEELERVGTGLIGVGLHNDIVIPYLVSYGNEEQKEKWLPKCASGEMITAIAMTEPGTGSDLANIKTTAMLDGDHYIVNGSKTFITNGIQSDLVIVACKTNPQANPPHQGMSLLVVERGTPGFTRGKKMKKVGLHCQDTAELFFEDCRVPKENLLGDEGKGFLYLMNQLQQERLLVGISAQVAAEEMFNMTMNYIKEREAFGQRIAKFQHIQFEMVEMKTQIEIGRTFLDSLIRDHMNGEDVVTKVSMAKYWLSDMAKSISQRCLQLHGGYGYMEEYKIARRFRDIPVSTIYAGTNEIMKTIIAKNIGL from the coding sequence ATGAACCATCCATATTTAACCGAAGATCATGAAGAATTTCGGAAATCATTGCGAAAATTTTTAGCGAAAGAAGCGGAGCCATTTTTTGAGCAGTGGGAAGAAGACAGAATGGTGCCACGGGAATTTTGGCATAAGCTAGCTGCTCAAGGATATCTTTGTCCAACAATCCCAGAAGAATATGGGGGACTGAATGCTGATTGGGGTTACTCGGTTATCATCAACGAAGAGTTAGAGCGGGTTGGTACTGGACTTATAGGGGTTGGGCTTCATAATGACATTGTTATCCCATATTTGGTGTCGTATGGTAACGAGGAGCAAAAGGAGAAGTGGCTACCAAAATGTGCTTCAGGAGAAATGATAACAGCGATTGCGATGACGGAGCCTGGTACAGGATCCGATTTAGCCAATATTAAAACAACGGCAATGTTAGACGGGGATCATTATATCGTAAATGGGAGCAAAACATTTATCACTAACGGTATTCAATCCGATCTCGTCATTGTTGCTTGTAAAACGAATCCTCAGGCGAATCCTCCTCATCAAGGAATGAGTCTTCTCGTAGTAGAACGAGGGACACCTGGTTTTACAAGAGGAAAAAAGATGAAGAAAGTAGGTCTCCATTGCCAAGATACAGCGGAATTATTTTTCGAAGATTGCCGTGTACCGAAGGAAAATCTATTAGGGGATGAAGGAAAAGGTTTCTTGTATTTAATGAATCAATTACAGCAAGAGCGTCTCCTTGTTGGCATATCCGCACAGGTTGCAGCGGAGGAGATGTTTAATATGACGATGAACTATATTAAGGAAAGGGAAGCGTTCGGTCAAAGGATAGCTAAATTTCAGCATATCCAATTTGAAATGGTGGAAATGAAAACTCAAATTGAAATCGGCCGTACGTTTTTAGATTCACTAATAAGAGACCATATGAACGGAGAGGATGTCGTTACGAAGGTTTCGATGGCGAAATATTGGCTATCCGATATGGCAAAATCGATTTCCCAGCGCTGTCTTCAGCTTCATGGTGGATACGGATATATGGAAGAATACAAGATTGCGAGAAGATTTCGTGATATTCCTGTTTCAACGATCTATGCCGGAACCAATGAAATTATGAAAACAATCATCGCGAAAAATATCGGGTTATAG
- a CDS encoding FAS1-like dehydratase domain-containing protein — MSTVPNKVGIETKPYTFTVERGKIAEFVKAIGDTNPIYTNVEVAKEKGYRDIPAPLTFATVIDLWGGLSFNELVEFLEVNPLKVLHGEQSYEYGKTICAGDTITVIMKVVKQREKVGMKMFTLETHYQNEENETVLKAISVVIER; from the coding sequence GTGAGTACAGTTCCAAATAAAGTCGGCATTGAAACAAAGCCCTATACTTTTACCGTTGAGCGTGGAAAAATCGCGGAGTTCGTCAAAGCGATTGGTGATACGAATCCTATCTATACGAATGTAGAAGTTGCGAAGGAAAAGGGCTATCGCGATATTCCAGCTCCCTTAACATTTGCAACAGTCATTGACTTATGGGGAGGGTTAAGCTTTAACGAGCTTGTGGAATTTCTTGAGGTGAATCCGTTGAAAGTGCTTCACGGTGAGCAAAGCTACGAATATGGGAAGACGATATGTGCAGGCGATACGATTACCGTCATCATGAAGGTTGTGAAGCAAAGAGAAAAGGTCGGCATGAAAATGTTTACTCTTGAAACGCACTATCAAAATGAAGAAAATGAGACGGTTCTAAAAGCAATATCCGTCGTCATTGAACGATAG
- a CDS encoding MaoC/PaaZ C-terminal domain-containing protein, with the protein MSTFTPITKEPITHTQIVRYAGASGDFNPIHTVVPVAKKAGLPDVIAHGMLVMAVAGEALTTWFPQEKIEAFSVRFQKMTFPGEVLTVKAFVKEEVGNRLTGEIIVVNTEDEKKLSGQFHVLLEEEDKC; encoded by the coding sequence GTGTCAACATTCACCCCTATAACAAAGGAACCAATTACACATACCCAAATTGTCCGTTATGCAGGCGCATCAGGCGATTTCAACCCTATCCATACGGTGGTACCAGTGGCAAAAAAAGCAGGTTTACCCGATGTGATTGCCCACGGGATGTTAGTAATGGCGGTAGCCGGTGAAGCGTTAACGACTTGGTTCCCACAAGAGAAAATCGAAGCGTTTTCCGTTCGGTTTCAAAAGATGACCTTTCCAGGTGAAGTCTTAACAGTAAAGGCATTTGTGAAAGAGGAAGTAGGGAATCGTTTAACTGGAGAAATCATCGTTGTAAATACAGAAGATGAGAAGAAATTATCAGGACAATTTCATGTCCTTCTAGAGGAGGAAGATAAATGCTAA
- a CDS encoding SDR family NAD(P)-dependent oxidoreductase: MLNDQVAIITGSGRGVGRAVALKMAESGANIIVSDIDEAEAETVVKEIHELGGKAVVFPGDVTEEGFATAIMEKAASTFGGIDILVNNAGYTWDSLIHKMSDEQFQAMLDIHLIAPFRLTRAAAPYMREAAKKEIANGDVKYRKIVNVSSVAGVMGNVGQANYASAKAGLIGLTKTVAKEWGAFNINCNAVAFGLIDTRLTQAKEKGETVNGVSIGIPEKVKKMFQQTIPQQRGGTPEEAAAGIFYLASPLSNYTNGHVLHINGGWYT, translated from the coding sequence ATGCTAAACGATCAAGTAGCCATTATCACGGGTTCAGGTAGAGGAGTTGGGCGGGCTGTTGCTTTGAAAATGGCCGAATCAGGTGCTAACATCATTGTTTCAGATATAGATGAGGCAGAGGCGGAAACAGTTGTCAAAGAGATTCACGAACTGGGGGGCAAAGCGGTGGTTTTTCCTGGTGACGTAACGGAAGAAGGCTTTGCTACCGCTATTATGGAAAAAGCGGCTTCTACATTCGGAGGTATTGATATTCTTGTGAATAATGCAGGGTATACGTGGGATAGCTTGATCCACAAAATGAGCGATGAACAATTTCAAGCGATGCTCGATATTCATCTTATCGCTCCTTTCCGTCTTACCCGTGCAGCAGCCCCATACATGAGAGAGGCTGCCAAGAAAGAAATCGCTAACGGTGATGTGAAGTATCGTAAAATCGTGAACGTCTCGTCGGTTGCAGGGGTGATGGGCAATGTAGGGCAAGCTAATTATGCCTCCGCTAAAGCTGGATTAATTGGTTTAACCAAAACTGTAGCGAAAGAGTGGGGTGCCTTTAATATTAACTGTAATGCCGTAGCATTCGGCCTCATCGATACCCGCCTAACACAAGCAAAAGAAAAGGGAGAAACCGTCAACGGTGTATCAATAGGAATTCCTGAAAAAGTAAAGAAAATGTTCCAACAAACAATTCCACAACAAAGAGGGGGAACACCAGAAGAGGCGGCTGCTGGAATATTCTATCTTGCCTCACCACTATCAAATTATACAAACGGTCACGTGCTTCATATTAATGGCGGCTGGTATACATGA
- a CDS encoding CoA transferase has product MLSGVRVLDFTNYLPGPYATLRLADLGAEVIKVEPIQGDPARHLANGFVYEANNRNKQSIAMDLKNPANVNSLYQLLPTVDVVIESFRPGVMKRFELDYETVKKIKEDIVYCSLTGFGQAGENAHLGSHDLNYQGLSGFLSQHKDGHGDPIHPSITTADLTGGLVATERIMAALFHRERTGMGSYLDLALNDTLISMLTSHAAYQSQLKKPDGPPALEGSVVCYHLYKTKDHRFVSLAALEPHFWTNFCTAAGKEEWVPQAFTKATESNEVFQAITALFSERTMEEWAQFGLDYDCCLFPVLKVDEVLQHSYLEERDLISREGGKVNIITNTNIRTTPPPKLGEHHNAVFKDLDRKSFP; this is encoded by the coding sequence ATGTTATCAGGAGTCCGGGTGTTAGATTTCACAAACTATCTGCCTGGCCCTTATGCCACACTTCGCTTAGCTGATCTGGGCGCAGAAGTTATCAAAGTAGAGCCAATTCAAGGTGACCCAGCTCGCCACTTGGCAAACGGATTTGTCTATGAGGCGAATAATCGTAATAAACAAAGCATTGCGATGGACCTAAAAAATCCTGCTAACGTGAACTCTTTATATCAATTGCTTCCGACAGTAGATGTCGTTATCGAAAGCTTTCGTCCTGGTGTCATGAAACGATTCGAATTAGATTATGAAACCGTCAAGAAAATAAAAGAGGACATCGTATACTGTTCGTTAACAGGTTTTGGGCAAGCTGGTGAAAATGCTCACCTTGGCAGTCATGACTTGAATTATCAAGGACTTTCTGGGTTTCTATCTCAGCATAAAGACGGACATGGTGATCCCATTCACCCCTCCATTACAACAGCTGACCTCACGGGAGGACTAGTCGCGACGGAAAGAATTATGGCCGCTCTATTCCATCGTGAACGAACTGGAATGGGGAGCTACTTAGACCTTGCCCTGAATGATACGTTAATCTCGATGCTAACCTCCCATGCGGCCTACCAAAGTCAGCTAAAAAAACCCGATGGTCCTCCTGCATTAGAAGGTAGCGTAGTTTGTTATCATCTATATAAGACAAAGGATCACCGTTTTGTCTCATTGGCTGCTTTGGAACCTCACTTTTGGACAAACTTTTGCACGGCTGCAGGGAAGGAAGAGTGGGTCCCACAGGCTTTCACCAAAGCAACAGAAAGCAATGAAGTTTTTCAGGCCATAACGGCACTATTTTCAGAACGAACGATGGAAGAGTGGGCACAATTTGGCTTAGATTACGATTGCTGTTTATTTCCGGTATTAAAAGTAGACGAAGTCCTTCAACATTCTTATTTAGAAGAAAGAGATTTAATCTCGAGAGAAGGGGGGAAAGTCAACATTATAACGAATACAAACATACGAACGACACCCCCACCTAAACTTGGTGAACATCATAACGCAGTGTTTAAGGATTTGGATAGAAAATCTTTTCCATAA
- a CDS encoding YhcN/YlaJ family sporulation lipoprotein gives MKTVKYFAMAFLSIPLLVGCTANQENEAMDNRDNNEVRNVQYRHNDVDIRNDRNGNNDIDRNNDSETRMEVADEAADRIAEIDEVRSANVIVTNRNAYVAVVSRDGTKGEVTGRLENKIADQVRATDPDIRNVFVSSNPNFVDRMTDYGERINEGDPIEGLFDEFTETVRRVFPNAR, from the coding sequence ATGAAAACGGTTAAATATTTTGCAATGGCTTTTTTATCAATTCCATTACTGGTTGGTTGTACAGCAAACCAAGAAAACGAAGCGATGGACAATCGTGACAATAATGAAGTTAGAAATGTTCAATACAGACATAATGATGTCGATATTCGTAATGATCGAAACGGGAATAATGACATCGATCGTAATAACGATAGTGAAACCCGAATGGAAGTAGCTGATGAAGCTGCTGATCGGATAGCTGAAATAGACGAAGTAAGATCAGCAAATGTTATTGTTACAAACCGTAATGCTTATGTTGCAGTTGTTTCACGCGACGGAACAAAAGGAGAAGTAACAGGTCGTCTAGAAAATAAGATAGCTGATCAAGTTAGGGCAACAGACCCAGATATTCGAAATGTATTTGTATCATCAAATCCGAATTTTGTAGATCGAATGACAGATTATGGAGAAAGAATCAATGAAGGTGATCCGATAGAAGGATTATTTGATGAATTTACAGAAACGGTTCGAAGAGTATTCCCTAACGCTCGTTAA
- a CDS encoding ASCH domain-containing protein: MNEESQKYWDEFWEARGEEKPTLVSAWQFGANPDELAQLVIDGVKTATCSGHIFYEMDNEPLPSVEEYSIILNSKDEPVAIIKIVDVSIMPMNEVPEEFAIAEGEGDRTYQYWKEVHEQFFTEELRSVGRSFSEDMMLVCERFALVDVKNK, translated from the coding sequence ATGAACGAAGAATCACAAAAATATTGGGATGAATTTTGGGAGGCTCGTGGTGAAGAGAAACCAACATTAGTAAGTGCGTGGCAATTCGGCGCTAATCCAGACGAGTTGGCGCAATTAGTCATAGATGGTGTAAAAACAGCTACTTGTTCTGGACACATTTTCTATGAAATGGATAACGAGCCACTTCCATCTGTTGAAGAGTATAGTATTATCTTAAACAGCAAAGATGAACCTGTAGCCATTATTAAAATAGTAGATGTTAGCATTATGCCTATGAATGAGGTTCCAGAGGAATTTGCTATTGCAGAAGGTGAAGGAGATCGAACGTATCAATATTGGAAAGAAGTTCACGAACAATTCTTTACTGAAGAGTTACGTAGTGTTGGACGTTCATTTTCTGAAGATATGATGTTAGTATGTGAGCGGTTTGCGTTAGTTGATGTAAAAAATAAGTAA